The following proteins are encoded in a genomic region of Ostrea edulis chromosome 7, xbOstEdul1.1, whole genome shotgun sequence:
- the LOC130048586 gene encoding uncharacterized protein LOC130048586 — protein sequence MEKTCMAWFSIKYIDGSAVRKVFARSEDTQLAGEFVVQGYVGEMRHLVKIEGFKTDPDEANSRQSENAMQIPNDMPMHTVAAFGVRYLVVYYENNAKAVPEPTKRNAFDVLRDVNRVYDWLPPPKRTPSNNKDKLYNDVLQKCMDTFQVGFRRQQQDIGSKIINTLVETLWFIDPFLDKMKERSCKIPDELYFCGYRDLKKCHKKYVGVQMKEPELKASLDALAEVLMYPWWTNPRFQVFYKCVNGLYKALEKYHKFLANQQERTNQNHASPTPVRSLNDNWSLKSIEGNPGQSVPTDCKSLISKLETLDTYEAVPLDNFEPSEVSDRRKWRMKIESVLPFPVSLFSISFGNYIGNSLFLWKIPCANERSAEKELEVVTHIKDKMPVFSTRAIRKEFFERYPNLKPYELRNMFFKLTNFEYCAENQTTAAVDERFLKFILSSDDEDLIVDLRKNNGRPCDPKLQPFWDELAKLLEEVSTVDDRRQHSTSYLPFAISIDDLREQVKARLPPGDPTPSNSWIRLNFMPSNPMAKTAANYTGRFNVKYAVQQRLLRAQHDDASFALHQFYMLKDMAVQYREFAHMQCLDDKAIVPIGEPYRPVSTGVRAHHQGLTISNSKGLLCLDHDYSIAGMVPSVCFQVSIPENSRDSFHSGTLHITLKDKVFQSSTPFRHGMETINILREFHSHDDVNLDKPILFRYTDGGPDHRTTFRSVQVAALLEFISLDLDLLVCVRTAPNQSYNNPAERMMSILNIALQNTALCRTAMSEGRELQAKRLTSLASIRRYAEKNPDFKTDYIDSIQEPITIISERFQKLKLKGKPAHVHSAATDGEIKDLLEIIHVLDQDYKTEDISNFEKSRMVHAFMKSHARFRQYSFQPKFATMLSAMTVEKDGLCILLQN from the exons ATGGAGAAAACGTGTATGGCCTGGTTTAGTATTAAATATATCGACGGGAGTGCCGTTCGGAAAGTTTTCGCTCGATCGGAGGACACCCAACTTGCTGGGGAATTTGTTGTTCAGGGGTATGTTGGTGAGATGAGGCATTTGGTGAAAATTGAGGGTTTTAAGACTGACCCAGATGAAGCAAATTCAAGGCAGAGTGAAAATGCGATGCAAATACCGAACGACATGCCAATGCATACTGTCGCTGCATTTGGGGTGCGATACTTAGTGGTATACTATGAAAACAACGCCAAGGCAGTTCCCGAACCAACTAAACGAAATGCTTTTGATGTGCTCCGTGATGTAAACAGAGTTTATGACTGGCTGCCCCCACCCAA AAGGACACCATCAAACAATAAGGACAAGCTCTATAATGATGTTCTTCAGAAATGTATGGATACCTTTCAAGTTGGTTTTCGTAGACAACAGCAGGATATTGGATCAAAGATCATCAACACTCTAGTGGAAACTCTTTGGTTTATTGACCCTTTTCTTGACAAAATGAAGGAAAGATCCTGCAAGATCCCAGACGAGCTCTACTTTTGTGGATACAGAGATTTGAAAAAGtgtcataaaaaatatgttggtGTACAG ATGAAAGAGCCAGAACTTAAGGCCAGTCTAGATGCCTTAGCAGAGGTACTGATGTATCCATGGTGGACGAATCCTCGCTTTCAAGTATTTTACAAATGTGTGAATGGTCTGTACAAGGCATTGGAGAAATACCATAAATTTCTAGCAAATCAGCAGGAGCGTACCAACCAAAACCATGCATCCCCTACACCTGTTAGATCTCTCAACGACAATTGGTCCTTAAAGTCTATAGAGG GTAATCCAGGTCAGTCTGTACCAACTGACTGTAAATCCCTTATTTCAAAACTTGAAACCTTGGATACTTACGAAGCAGTCCCATTAGACAATTTTGAACCTAGTGAGGTGAGTGATAGGCGCAAATGGAGAATGAAGATAGAGAGCGTGTTACCATTTCCAGTATCATTGTTTTCAATCAGTTTTGGGAACTACATTGGCAATTCACTTTTTTTATGGAAAATACCATGTGCAAATGAAAGAAGTGCTGAAAAAGAACTTGAAGTAGTGACTCACATTAAGGACAAAATGCCTGTGTTTTCTACCAGAGCAATAAGGAAAGAGTTTTTTGAAAGATATCCGAATCTGAAACCATATGAACTGAGAAATATGTTCTTCAAGCTTACAAATTTTGAATACTGTGCAGAGAATCAAACCACTGCAGCTGTTGATGAACGATTCTTGAAGTTTATTTTATCTAGTGATGATGAAGACTTAATAGTGGACCTTAGGAAAAACAATGGCCGTCCTTGTGACCCGAAGCTACAACCATTTTGGGATGAACTTGCCAAGTTACTGGAGGAGGTTTCAACAGTGGATGATCGCCGCCAGCATTCAACATCCTATCTTCCATTTGCAATTTCTATTGATGATTTACGAGAACAAGTGAAAGCAAGACTTCCTCCAGGTGATCCGACTCCTTCAAATTCCTGGATCAGACTGAATTTCATGCCATCTAACCCAATGGCTAAAACGGCAGCAAACTACACCGGCAGATTCAATGTTAAATATGCTGTACAGCAACGATTGCTGCGTGCACAACATGATGATGCATCCTTTGCCTTACATCAGTTCTACATGTTGAAAGACATGGCCGTCCAGTACAGGGAATTTGCTCACATGCAGTGTCTTGATGATAAAGCAATCGTACCCATAGGTGAACCATACCGACCTGTTTCCACTGGTGTTAGGGCACATCATCAAGGACTGACAATTAGCAATAGCAAAGGCCTACTTTGTCTCGATCACGATTACAGCATTGCTGGGATGGTACCTTCAGTGTGCTTTCAAGTGTCTATTCCTGAAAATTCCAGAGATTCATTTCATTCAGGAACCTTACATATTACACTGAAAGACAAGGTATTCCAGAGCTCCACTCCATTTAGGCATGGTATGGAAACCATCAACATTTTGCGGGAGTTTCATAGTCATGATGATGTGAATTTGGATAAGCCAATACTCTTCCGTTATACAGATGGTGGTCCTGACCACAGGACAACATTTCGCTCTGTTCAAGTTGCTGCTTTGCTGGAATTTATAAGTTTGGATTTAGACTTGCTAGTCTGTGTTAGAACAGCCCCAAACCAAAGCTATAATAATCCTGCAGAGAGGATGATGTCAATTTTGAATATTGCATTGCAGAATACCGCCCTTTGTCGTACAGCCATGTCTGAGGGAAGAGAGCTACAAGCAAAGCGATTGACATCACTTGCTTCCATACGAAGATATGCTGAGAAAAATCcagatttcaaaactgactatATAGATTCTATTCAGGAGCCTATCACTATTATTTCTGAACGATTTCAGAAACTTAAACTAAAAGGAAAACCTGCTCATGTGCACAGTGCAGCAACAGATGGAGAAATCAAAGATCTGCTTGAAATTATTCATGTGCTCGATCAAGACTACAAAACAGAAgatatttcaaactttgaaaAATCTAGGATGGTTCATGCATTCATGAAGTCACATGCAAGGTTTCGCCAGTATTCCTTTCAG CCAAAGTTCGCAACTATGTTGTCTGCCATGACTGTGGAAAAAGACGGGTTGTGTATTCTGCTGCAAAACTAA
- the LOC130048808 gene encoding kinetochore protein NDC80 homolog: MRRSSHVGVPLKDPRKISDKNFQAKCVAKLVEFLSEKGYPQQLSPGILKAPPRKDFFQIFEFLYSMLTPRYKIGKKPEEEIPKIFKELGYPFMISKTAMYALGSPHTWPTILSALVWMVYLIKFGMRVGMSIDSFIFPPDEDKFDSMSEAQVLHL; encoded by the exons ATGAGGAGATCTAGTCACGTGGGAGTTCCATTAAAGGATCCAAGGAAGATTTCAGACAAAAATTTTCAAGCGAAGTGTGTTGCAAAATTGGTAGAG TTTCTATCAGAAAAAGGTTACCCACAGCAGTTGTCACCGGGAATTCTCAAGGCCCCTCCTAGGAAAGATTTCTTCCAGATATTTgag TTCCTGTACAGCATGTTGACACCCAGATACAAGATAGGAAAAAAGCCGGAAGAGGAAATCCCCAAAATCTTCAAGGAATTGGGCTATCCATTCATGATTTCCAAAACAGCCATGTATGCGCTGGGTTCACCTCACACCTGGCCAACAATTCTGTCAGCTCTTGTCTGGATGGTGTACTTGATTAAG tTTGGTATGCGGGTCGGGATGTCCATAGACAGTTTCATCTTTCCGCCGGATGAAGACAAATTTGATTCCATGTCAGAAGCACAGGTACTTCATttatag